The following proteins are encoded in a genomic region of Lentilitoribacter sp. Alg239-R112:
- a CDS encoding chemotaxis protein CheW, producing MNEQTDVKESGQIEIISFHLGDQVFCVNIMAVREIRGWAPSTMLPHSPSHVLGVINLRGSVIPVIDMAIRLGLSPIKPTERSAIIVTNIADKLVGLLVENVSDMITVKEEDLQPAPDVLPEAERSLTRAIIPVDDQMICYLELDSLFPDVEELAA from the coding sequence ATGAACGAACAAACAGATGTTAAAGAATCTGGCCAGATTGAAATTATATCGTTTCATCTAGGGGATCAGGTATTCTGCGTAAATATTATGGCGGTTCGCGAAATTCGCGGCTGGGCACCATCAACAATGTTGCCACATTCACCAAGTCACGTTCTTGGTGTTATCAACCTTCGTGGGTCAGTTATTCCTGTCATCGATATGGCTATTCGTCTTGGTTTATCGCCAATTAAACCAACAGAGCGTAGTGCGATTATTGTGACAAACATCGCTGATAAGCTTGTTGGTCTTTTGGTTGAAAATGTGTCTGACATGATCACTGTTAAGGAAGAAGATCTGCAGCCTGCACCAGATGTGTTGCCGGAAGCTGAGCGTTCGCTCACACGTGCGATCATTCCGGTTGATGATCAGATGATCTGTTACCTAGAGCTTGATTCACTCTTCCCAGATGTTGAAGAATTAGCTGCATAA
- a CDS encoding TetR/AcrR family transcriptional regulator: protein MNRNEKRNLLKQRIFDAAFRRIEKNGLIGLRARDIAIEADCSLGSLYNAYTDLDDLILNVNSHILMMLSESIGQQPAENLDPEENLRLLAQRYMNFAYDNYNLWTSLFTHTMHDNTPIPDWYLDRTNETFSKVIAPLLRLRPDLEQEEVSQMVRTLFSAVHGIIAINLQERFMSISRGALEEQLQNFVSIYAKGLTVET, encoded by the coding sequence ATGAATCGCAACGAGAAACGAAATCTTCTGAAACAACGTATATTTGATGCAGCGTTTCGGAGAATTGAAAAAAATGGCCTTATTGGTCTGCGTGCACGTGATATTGCAATTGAGGCAGATTGTTCGCTTGGCAGTTTGTATAATGCCTATACAGACCTTGATGATCTTATTTTAAATGTAAATAGCCACATCCTGATGATGTTATCGGAAAGTATTGGGCAACAACCCGCGGAAAACTTAGATCCAGAAGAAAATTTGAGGCTCCTTGCTCAGCGTTATATGAACTTTGCGTATGATAATTATAATCTCTGGACATCGCTTTTTACACATACGATGCATGACAATACGCCTATTCCGGATTGGTATCTTGATCGAACAAATGAAACTTTCTCAAAAGTTATTGCACCTTTGTTAAGGCTCCGGCCCGATCTTGAACAGGAAGAAGTCTCGCAAATGGTAAGAACTTTGTTTTCAGCGGTTCACGGGATCATAGCAATTAATCTTCAAGAACGCTTTATGTCGATTTCCCGGGGTGCTTTGGAAGAGCAACTTCAAAATTTCGTCTCAATCTATGCAAAAGGCTTGACTGTTGAGACGTGA